From a region of the Labrus mixtus chromosome 5, fLabMix1.1, whole genome shotgun sequence genome:
- the specc1la gene encoding cytospin-A: protein MKKSVRPAVSKVSGDRGKAEAAATTGKSAAKTGATAPLSKVKSNDDLLAAMAGGNPASNNAVSKTKRTASVGTNASNLDSKTKTTSGTSSKRTTTSVSKEPNSSRDRLRTSRTTANKKQLVSGSVAGDVASGKRSRNQIPAESEGRMSKSKSDGQISDKVALEAKVKDLLGLAKSKDVEIIHLRGELRDMRVQLGLGGKKATAQEGAMEEEKPQVSAITAADVESTLILLQEQNQAIREELNMLKSENRMLKDRLNALGFSLEQRLDASDKLFNYASLSPDLAAGSGQSDGGGTGTLTSSVEGSAPGSLEDLLTGHQHGGSADNLDSESSEVYQSVVTSSDDALDAPSGASSSSESECAPSRDRSRRGSSGNASEVSVACLTERIHQMEENQHSTAEELQATLQELADLQQITQELNGENERLGEEKVILMDSLCQQSDKLELYGRQIEYLRCLLEEHHISYALEEDIKSGRYLELEQRYADLTDNARFEREQLLGVQQHLSNTLKMAEQDNAEAQEMIGALKERNHQMERIMESERQGRAAMGAALEEYKAAVGSDQAELNRCRAQLDQERQRVAELYSLHTAGDKNDICQLLEGVRLGKEEAEAKAAKLQEELEQAHSELTRLQETFSKLDREYRDFQGQVQQQMGEQAHALEKQRDDLLEKETEVADMKETIFELEDEVEQHRALKLHDNLIITDLENSVKKLQDQKHDMEREIKILHRRLREESMEWRQFQADLQTAVVIANDIKSEAQEEIGDLRRRLQEALEKNEKLSKELDEVKTRKQDEERGRVYNYMNAVERDLAALRQGMGLSRRSSTSSEPSPTVKTLIKSFDSASQGPSPTATNGASVAPTAPAAPLPRTTPLSPSPLKTPPAAAVSPIQRHSISGSMSAAKPLSSLSDKRPSYTDITMPAEHLLRGSSSGRPSSALQRVSNMDSTKTISVSRRSSEEIKRDMSAADGTSSTSLMALSAASSPLSLSSSSPTASVTPTARSRIREERKDPLSALAREYGGSKRNALLKWCQKKTEGYQNIDITNFSSSWNDGLAFCAVLHTYLPAHIPYQELGSQDKRRNFTLAFQAAESVGIKCTLDLNEMVHTERPDWQSVMTYVTAIYKYFET from the exons ATGAAGAAGTCGGTCCGGCCAGCGGTGAGTAAGGTGAGCGGAGACCGAGGGAAGGCAGAGGCCGCTGCTACCACGGGAAAGTCTGCAGCAAAGACCGGTGCAACGGCACCTCTGTccaag GTGAAAAGCAATGATGATCTTTTAGCAGCCATGGCCGGAGGGAATCCTGCGTCAAATAATGCTGTCTCCAAGACCAAGAGGACCGCCTCCGTTGGAACCAATGCTAGCAACCTAGACAGCAAGACAAAGACAACATCAG GTACTTCATCCAAGCGGACAACAACTTCAGTCTCCAAGGAGCCCAATTCATCTCGAGACCGTCTCCGGACCTCCAGGACCACGGCCAATAAAAAGCAGTTGGTGTCGGGGAGTGTAGCTGGAGATGTGGCCTCAGGAAAACGATCCCGCAATCAAATCCCAGCAGAGTCCGAAGGCCGCATGAGCAAGTCGAAATCAGATGGCCAGATCAGCGATAAGGTGGCTCTGGAGGCCAAAGTGAAAGACCTGTTGGGTCTCGCTAAAAGTAAAGATGTGGAGATCATCCACCTCCGCGGTGAGCTCAGAGACATGAGGGTCCAGCTCGGCTTGGGAGGGAAAAAAGCGACGGCGCAGGAAGGAGCCATGGAGGAAGAGAAGCCCCAGGTGTCAGCCATCACAGCGGCCGACGTGGAGTCCACGCTGATTCTCCTACAGGAGCAGAACCAGGCcatcagagaggagctcaacATGCTGAAGAGCGAGAACAGGATGCTTAAAGACCGGCTCAACGCCCTGGGCTTCTCTCTGGAGCAGAGGCTGGACGCTTCAGACAAACTTTTCAACTATGCCTCCCTGAGCCCGGACCTGGCGGCTGGCAGCGGGCAAAGCGACGGCGGAGGAACGGGCACGCTCACCTCCTCGGTCGAAGGCTCCGCCCCCGGCTCTTTGGAGGATCTGCTCACAGGGCATCAGCACGGAGGCTCGGCCGACAACCTCGACAGTGAATCCAGCGAGGTGTACCAGAGCGTCGTCACCTCCAGCGACGACGCTCTGGACGCCCCCTCTGGAGCCTCATCGTCATCGGAGTCTGAGTGCGCGCCCAGCAGGGACCGCTCGCGGAGGGGCAGCAGCGGCAACGCCAGCGAGGTGTCTGTGGCATGTCTGACGGAGCGAATCCACCAGATGGAGGAGAACCAGCACAGCACCGCCGAGGAGCTCCAGGCCACCTTACAGGAGCTGGCCGACCTGCAGCAGATCACCCAGGAGCTGAACGGAGAGAACGAACGTCTGGGGGAAGAGAAGGTGATCCTCATGGACTCTCTGTGTCAGCAGAGCGACAAGCTGGAGCTGTACGGTCGACAGATTGAATACCTGCGCTGTCTGCTGGAGGAGCATCACATATCGTACGCGCTCGAGGAGGACATAAAGAGCGGGCGCTACTTGGAGCTGGAGCAGCGCTACGCGGACCTGACGGATAACGCCCGCtttgagagagagcagctgctgGGGGTTCAACAACACCTGTCCAACACTCTGAAGATGGCCGAACAGGACAACGCGGAGGCGCAGGAGATGATCGGAGCGCTGAAGGAGAGGAATCACCAGATGGAGCGCATAATGGAGTCTGAGCGGCAGGGCCGGGCGGCCATGGGGGCCGCACTCGAGGAGTACAAGGCAGCGGTGGGCAGCGATCAGGCGGAGCTGAACCGCTGCAGGGCCCAGCTGGACCAGGAGAGGCAGAGGGTGGCCGAGCTGTACTCTCTTCACACCGCGGGGGACAAAAACGACATCTGCCAGCTGCTGGAGGGAGTCCGTCTGGggaaagaagaggcggaggccaAGGCGGCAAagttgcaggaggagctggagcaaGCCCACAGTGAACTCACGCGGCTCCAGGAGACTTTTAGTAAG CTGGACCGGGAATACAGAGACTTCCAGGGGCAGGTGCAGCAGCAGATGGGCGAGCAGGCGCATGCTCTGGAGAAGCAGCGCGACGATCTGCTGGAGAAAGAGACGGAGGTCGCAGACATGAAGGAAACCATCTTTGAGCTGGAGGACGAGGTGGAGCAGCACCGAGCTCTGAAACTCCATGACAACCTCATCATCACAGACCTTGAGA ACTCGGTGAAGAAGCTGCAGGACCAGAAGCacgacatggagagagagattaagATCCTTCACCGCAGACTGAGG gaggagtCCATGGAGTGGCGTCAGTTCCAGGCTGATCTGCAGACCGCCGTCGTCATTGCTAACGACATCAAGTCAGAAGCTCAGGAGGAGATCGGAGACCTGCGGCGCCGTCTGCAGGAAGCCCTGGAGAAGAACGAGAAGCTGAGCAAGGAGCTGGACGAGGTCAAGACCCGCAA GCAGGACGAGGAGAGAGGCCGCGTGTATAACTACATGAACGCAGTGGAGAGGGACCTGGCTGCTCTCCGGCAGGGGATGGGGCTCAGCAGACGATCCTCCACCTCTTCAGAACCCTCCCCGACCGTCAAAACACTCATCAAGAGCTTTGACAGCGCCTCGCAAG GTCCGTCTCCCACTGCAACAAATGGCGCCTCTGTGGCTCCAACAGCGCCAGCCGCCCCGCTGCCCCGCACCACCCCGCTCAGCCCCAGTCCCCTGAAGACGCCGCCGGCAGCTGCTGTTTCACCCATCCAG AGACACTCCATCAGCGGGTCTATGTCAGCAGCCAAGCCGCTCTCCTCTCTGAGTGACAAGAGGCCGAGCTACACGGACATCACCATGCCAG CTGAGCACCTTCTCAGGGGGTCCTCGAGCGGCAGGCCATCATCTGCCCTCCAACGGGTCTCCAACATGGACTCCACCAAGACGATCTCAG TGTCCCGCCGGAGCAGCGAGGAGATCAAGAGGGACATGTCCGCTGCAGACGGGACGTCCTCAACCTCATTAATGGCCTTGAGCGCcgcctcctcccctctctccttgtcctcctcctcccccacagCTTCCGTCACCCCCACAGCACGCAGTCGCATAAG agaagagaggaaggaccCGCTGTCGGCGCTGGCCAGAGAGTACGGCGGCTCTAAGAGAAATGCTTTGCTAAAGTGGTGCCAGAAGAAGACTGAGGGTTATCag AACATTGACATCACAAACTTCAGCAGCAGCTGGAACGATGGTCTGGCCTTCTGTGCTGTGCTCCACACCTACCTGCCCGCACACATCCCCTACCAAGAGCTCGGCAGCCAGGACAAG AGGAGAAACTTCACCTTGGCTTTCCAGGCGGCCGAAAGTGTGGGCATCAAATGCACTTTG